The following nucleotide sequence is from Solanum dulcamara chromosome 7, daSolDulc1.2, whole genome shotgun sequence.
ATGCTGCAGTCGGAGATATAACTGTCACAGCGAACAGATCAAAATACGTGGACTGCACGTTGCCATTTGAAGAAGGAGGAGTTCTTACCATTGTGCCAATCACGTATGAAGATGTCAATGATATATGGGCTTTCCTAAAGCCCCTAAAGAAATAACTCTGGCTGACAAGTATAGCATTTTTTTTCCTTACGGGTCTGACAGTCTGGATACTTGAACATAGGGTAAGTTCTGCCTTTAGAGGACCTCCTTCTCAACATGTTGGCATGATCTTCTACTTTACCTTCTCAACGCTAGTATTTGCACACAGTTAGTACTAAATTAATCTTTCAGATTTTATTTTGACACTTCCCTCTACAATAGAGTACAGAATTCATGAACATGTATGTATTATCTACTTGTAGGAGAAAAAATAGTGAACAACTTAGCTCGACTGGTTGTAGTGGTATGGATGTTTGTCATACTCATCCTGAGCTCCACTTACACTGCAAGCTTATCGTCAAGATTAACCGTACAGAGGCTTCAACCATCAATAACAGATGTCAGTGAGCTCATCACGAAAAGAGAATTTGTGGGGTGCAACTCATTCATAGTGGACTTCTTGAAAAAACAATGATTTGAGGGGTCCAGGATTAGGACATTCACTTCCCCATATGAATGTGATGAAGAGTTGTCTAGAGGGAGTAAAAATGGTGGCATATCAGCATTCTATGATGTCATTCCCTACTCCAAGCTCTTCCTGTCCAAGCATTGTGACAAATACATGACAGTTGGGCCTACCCATCGCACAGATGGCTTTGCCTTTGTAAGACCTTTTGATCTCCCTTGAGTGAAGTTTTACTATAGGTGCTAAGGCATGCGCCTCAGCGCCCATAGGCTTTGTTTTAAAGAAGGCAATACTAGACAATAAATATAATTGGTAAACAAATTGATACATCGATTGTTAACAAACAGAACAAATGGATTTTTTGTGATTAGGAATGACAAACTAAAATTTTAGTATAAGAAAACTAGCTTAAAGGAAAACTAAAAAGCACATCTTTATTGATGTGATTATTACTTCATAGATTCTGCTAAACTATATTTGTTTCAATTTTCTTGCTCAAATATAATAgttattcttcttattatatttgtttttctttgtgAAAGTTTGTGCTTAAAGCTCCAACAGATATTGACATTTCTCTGTTAAAGCTTGCGTTTTTTCACTTTAGACGAGTGTGTTTTGTGCTGCAAATGACAATCTCATGCTACTGTCTACTGAACTTGGTTCAAAATCAAACAGGCTTTCCCTAAAGGATCTCCTTTAGTTGCTGATGTGTCTCGTGCAGTCATTGAACTAACAGAGAATGGAAAAATACTGGAAATAGAACAAAATTGGTTGAGCAAAGAACCAACCAGTGCAGGACAAGAGGGCAGTATGAACTCAATCATGATCTCGTTGCAAAGTTTCAAAGGCCTTTTTGCCATTACTGGAGGAGTTACAGCAGTATGCCTCCTCATTTTCATAGGCAGTTACCTCTACAAGTATAGAGATTTCCATCGGAGAATCTCGAATTCACCAATCACAATTTGGCCAAAAGTTGTAGCTATTTGCAGACATTTTGATCAGAGATCTCTATCATCTGAACAACCACAAGATAAACTTCCAGAAGCTAGAATTATTCATAACAGTTCTTCAGAAAATTCTATCCAACTAACAGATTTGCCAAGAAATCATTCCAACTCCAATGAAATAGTGTCCTCTGCACCAGAAGAGGTACACGATGCCAGTGGAACAATTCACTGTTCAAATTTGGAAGACATGGCACAACACTCATGAGTAGCCCATCCATCTGCATAACTGAATTGAAGATAGTTTTCAGGGCGATTTCGTTCTCTTTTTTTGGCTTCTGTAAAGTTGCTCCGTACATATTACCAACAAATTGTGCAGTTTTTATCATTTCTCACTTGTTAACCTTTTCTGTGCCTCATCTTTTTCAACATCTTGTAGTATTCTGATTATAAGGGATGATGAGAATCGAACATATTTTAATGACTGCATTTGTATAGTAAAGGTCTGGGAATAACTCAAAAATTTACCAATAACTTTTACTCTGTCCATATCCAGGAAGTTACACAACATATTTTATTGTTGATTTCTTGAAGAAGCAATGAACATCTCCTTCCATTCCATTCTTGTTGGTCTCCTTATTACAATGAGTTCCGCCTTGTGTTTCTCTGGCGCCTTGGGTGGCAACAACTCAGTTATTAGCTTTCAAGTGAGTGTGGTTCTTGATTTGGACACAGAGCTCGGGCACGGGGCTCTCGACTGCCTGACAATTGCCCATCCCGACTTCTATTCACGTCATCCAAACTATACAATAAGGTTGGTTCTCATGTCAGGGACTCCAAAGGAAATGTAATTGATGCTGATGCTTCCGGTAAGTATACTCATTCCATGGAACTTGAGTCAATGAATTCGTCCAAAAGGCTTGGATCCACAATCTTCTCAATTTCTTCAGCTTCTGTCCAAGCTACCTACAAAATGAACTTTCTGAGAtagaatataaattttaattgacTTAAAAGATTGAAATATCGGGTAAAACTTATCCACACCTAGTGTATACATCAACTCAATATATGCATGTCATGTGTTTGAATTAAGAGTTCATTTTACTTAACCTTGATTAATTAACATGTGTTTTACTTCATTAAATCACCTAATCATAAGAAATTACATTAATTTGGTATATACACCGGATAGGGATAAATTTTTACCGTATAGAACctataaaaattctattttatgCCAGATTAAGCCAACCACTTCTATTGCAAACACATACAATAAATATCATGGTCCAATCCAAATGCAAACATTCAGAACTTTTGACTCAAAGATCAAATACTCAAGTGGACATGGACTTCTATTTGATAAATACAAATGGAGGAGACATATGAGCCAAAGATTAGAGTAGAATGGTTATAATGGACCTCaataaacaaacataattaaataagTCTACGGAGATTGATAATTACTTGTATGGAAATATCcggtatatatttatttggttaTTTTCGAAACGTTTGTTACCCGAAGGGGTAAGACACCAAACATAGTAGACTATAATTCTTTCATTAAAAGGTGTGTGGACTAAAAAAGTCCAGAGACATTTCAGCTGAGAGATGGATACTTCTGCATTATTTGTTTACGCTTAATAAATACTTTAAtcttaataatttaaataagtcCATTTAATTATTTGcaaggtctgaatcttaataTGTTCGTTTATCTTATTTTACAACTAATTAATGGGTCTGAAAAGGTCTAAtgattaaatttataataaaatcttaatatcattaagatgTCTATAtaaaatttctacaaaaatgATAGTTCACCGCTATTCTATCTACTTTCACCCACCACCCACAACCACCATTTTCGCCACAACTATCACCACCGTCAATCACCAGCACCTGTCATCCACAACCACCCCCTCCTCAGCCCAACCACAACCACCCGTACCtccaaacatcaaaatcaattatCATCACAATAGCTATCATTTGCAATCATCACCATCAATCATTTTTACATCCACTAATCATTACGGATAAGTAATACAACTAAAGCAAGAAATTAGATTTCATATGTTGTTTCCAAGTGAAATAAATGCATGAAGTTAATTTTTACCATCAATGATtagtttttgaattgaaatattttctaatatatGTTACTGCTATTGAGATTTTGGATATTTATAtatgcaattaaatattttaagtttttgatATTAATTGGCGCCTCAATTCAAAAAGGCAAGCGCCTAGCCGCGAGGCGAGGCAGACCCTTATCGCTTTTTGTCACCTTTTGCCGTCCAAAACACTGGGCAGCAtgaatgaaatggaggcttgactctagagtcttgtgtgataaaaaGATACCACATAAACTCAGAGGTAAGttttacaaagtggtggttaatTAGACCGTCCTTGTTGTATAAGGTGAAGTGTTAGTCAGTCAAGAACTtacatgttcagaagatgcatgttgtggAGGTGaagatgttgagatggatgtgggggcatactaggagtgaaaagattaggaatgaggttatccGGGAGAAGCTAGGAGTGACCTCTATGGCGGACAACTTAGGGAAGTGAGAGTGAGATGGCTGATTGTAAAGGGTATCCGgaggggtagaggtaggccgaaaaagtattgaggaatggtgattagacaggacatggcgcaacTTCATATTACCGAAGACATGACTCCAGATAGGAAGGATGGAGATCGCGTATTAGGGTAGACGACTAGTAGGGGTGAAGGGGTGTCTTGTTGTGCGTAGGTTGAGGCTTGTTAGTGCCTATTGTAGTACTAATCATACCCTTATAGTTCTTGCCATATCAGTGTATTATATTTCGATTATCACACTTTTTTGctgcttttactatttttttcttatagaCTTTACATTGTCTTTCTTATTATCGACTATGTTTCTTCTCCTTTTAGTTGGATTTGATGcacttaagccgagggtcttttgaaaacaacctctctattctcCTGAGCTattggtaaggtctgcgtacactctagcCTCCTCAAACCCCACTTAAAATTCAATATTAACATCCCTCCGAGCTAGATATGAAAATTTAATATCTTTTGagctcgaattcaacctaaccCAACAAGATACGcttcaaattttcaaaactttaattCCTTTAAAGGTAGAATttaattacttgaaattttgaatatagactcaaaaaaatactatattaaaatttactatgtctatgttgaaaattttcaagtaatttgGTGTAAAGTTTCAAGTAATTGCTGTAAATGTTTAGCACGTTTCGCAGTAGCAACTGCAACCTGTAATGGATCTAAGAAACCAGCTTACACCCAGTATTGAAAGGCAAATAATATGCACCACGTCTTCCACTATGAATAAAATTGATgagagataaaataaaaaagaatatatatatatttactttccAGTAGGTTTGTGTTGGAAGGGTTGCAAGGAAAGCAACAGAAAGCAGGTATAAGATTCCTCATGCGAATATTTCAACGAGTTTCTTTTAGTGGAGTAATTATACAATTGCAAATATTTAGCTAGGGAGATAGCAATATGGCCTTAACATAATAGATCCTGCTAAGAATTGCAAAAGGAATTGCTTTTTGCTGAGAATATGATTAACCACGATGAACATATCTTAGTTTTCATCCATGTACATGTGATGAAGAAAAACATTTACAGCTACAAGGCTAACACCTATTCTTCCTAAACTGCAGCAGTACATAGATTTCTATCATCATCTACCAATAAAAAGAGACTCAACCTACAGACAGCATTTTGTAACAGGGATTCAAAAATTGTACCTACAACACATCTGAAGTTTATATGGAATCCCCTCTGACTGATACATCAGATACTACATGTCATGCTAGCTAGTACTTGCTTCGTATACTCGAACTTGACCTTGTTAATAGCTTGACTACCTCTTTCATTGAGGGTCTTTTGCTGACTTCCTTATCTGTACATCTAAGAGCCAGTGAAAGCAATTCAATTACTTGTTCCATGACACTTGAGTCGATGAATTCGTCTACAAGGCTTGGATCCACAATCTTCTCAATTTCTTCAGTTTCTATCCAAACAGACCTAACCCAACTCACAATATCTGTATCCCCATAGAGTGAAGGATCCAATGCCTTCTTTCGAGTAATAAGTTCTAACAGGACAATACCATAACTATAAACATCTGACTCCTTGCTCTTTGTAGCTGCAAATGCAGTTTCTGTCAACAAAACAGACAAGACacatacaatattattttcctaCAGATGATGAGGTCTCCAAAGAGAAAGCTAACTGAAAGGAAGTGTGAGAAGAAATGAAAATTACGAAGATACCTGGAGCCATGTATCCAACTGTACCCTGGAGGGTATTGGAGGCGGAAGTTGCTGCAGACTGATCCAGAAGCTCGGCAATGCCAAAATCTGATATGTGAGGCTCCAGATCAGAGTCCAACAAGATATTCATGGGCTTTATATCTCGATGCACGATGGCAGGATCACAGTCAAAATGGAGATATGACAACCCTTGAGCAGTTCCAATAGCAATTCGGTACCGAATGCTCCATTCTACTGTTACAGGTGGCTTAGTCTCATGGAGAATATCATGAAGGCTCCCGTTCTCCATGTAATTATAAAGAATCAgtccataatcctttctcaGCCAAAAGTCTTCTAATTTGACAAGATTGCGGTGTCTAACCTTTCCAATTGTCTGAATTTCTCTAACCATACTTCTGCTTCCATCCTTTATACCAACAAAAACCAGCTTTTTCACAGCATACACTTTCCCTGGACCCAAGATGGCCTTATATACAATTCCATGTGCTCCCTTCCCAATGACATACTTATCATTTAGGTTCTCCGTAGCTTCCAATACTTTATTAAGCAGGGATGATGCACCTTCTTGAGCAGAGATTGCAATTCCTTTCCCAGAAGTTTTGCGCCACAGAAGCATGTAAGCAATTACTAGGAATAAGGAAATGGTAAATATGAGTACCCCAAGTGCAATCATTGCCGTTTCTGCTCCACTGAGGTGTCTTCCATTGTTTGATTGAAGATCACAGGGCCTTATAGTGCTATTCTGAGGGCAATTTGAACCTTCTTCTGGATCACAGTGCATGCAAAGGCCCGAATTTCCTGAGAAAGAGGTAGGAGTTAAGTTTAGGAACTTCATCAGATTTGCAGGCACTGGACCAGAAAAGAGGTTGTGTGATACATTGACGAAGATCAATGCACGCATTTCATTAAGAACTCTTAAAGTTCCAGAAAAATTATTGCCAGCAATATCTAACTCCTCCAGGAAAGTATATTTTCCTAGCTCTGCAGGAAGTTCACCTGTCAACCCATTACTACTCAGATTTAACAACCTCAGTGTTTCTCTTGATGCAGTCACAATTGCTGAATGAATTTCGCCACCAAGTGCATTTCCACCAAGCTGCAGCGAGGAGAGCTTCTTGAGTTTAAACAAGGAGGTGGGAATACCCCCTGAAAGATTATTCTCACTCAGACTCAAAATGGATAGCTCTCCCAAGGTTCCAAATGTGGATGGGATCGATCCACTCAACAGATTATGACTTGCGTCAAACTTGAACAGTCTCTGCCAGATTGAAAGTTGAGATGGAAGTACACCTTCCAAAACATTGTACGACAGATTCAAATCCTGGAGGTTGACAAGGTTTGCCAGCTCTGGTGGTATAAACCCTGAGATCTTATTCACTGATAAGTCAATTGACGTAGCATTTCCAAGATTTGCCAAACTTGAGGGTATTTTCCCACTGAATCCATTCTCACTGAGATCCAAGAAAATAGGATTTGTATTCTTAACAAAATCTGGAATGACACCAGAGAgattattctttttgagaattACTCTCTTCAAAGTAGAACACTTCCCTAATTGAGAAGGAATGCCACCTTCGAGATGATTATAACCTAACAAAAGCTTCTCCAGTTTCTTGCCAAAACAAAGATTAGGTGGAACAGGACCTGTGAAGGCGTTGTTCGTGAAATCCAGCAGTGTTAGACTGCTGTTAATCCCCAAACCTTGAGGTATAACTCCAGTAAACAGGTTGTCAAACAAGGATATGTTCTTCAATTGTTTCAACTCAGTCATTTCAAGAGGTAACTCCCCAGTCAGGTTGTTCCGATAGACAAGAAGATGTTGAAGACTTTGAATCTTCCAAATAGTGCGGGGAATCTCACCACTCAATTTGTTGGAATATAGAGAGAGATACTGCAACTGGCTGAGTGACCCTAGTTCACTAGGAATTTCACCTTCCAGTTGGTTTTCCGGTAAATGTAATTCCAGCAAGGCCTGGCACTTCCCCAGCTCAGGTGGTATTTTTCCAGAGAAATTGTTGTCAGTAAGGTAAAGCTTCTCCAACTTTGTGAGGTGGCCTAGAGAAGCAGGAATGGGGCCACTTAAACCAGAAGAATAAGCAGCAAGAACTTTTAAGTTAGAACAATTCATCAAACTTAATGGAAGTTCCCCATTGAAACTGTTGGATGACAAGACCAGAGTGTCAAGATCTCTGCAGTTACCTAAACTGAAAGGGATACTTCCTTCTAGACTATTATTGCTCAAGTCCAAATAAACAAGGTGTTCTAGCTTATCTAAATTCTCAGGCAAACTACCAACTAAATGATTCTCATTCAAATACAAGTCTTGCAAGTTTGTACAGTTTCCTATGGAAGACGGAATTGGACCGGACAACTGATTCTCATAAAGAAAGAGAGACAAAAGCTGAGTCAAGTTACCAATGCTGGATGGGATGGAACCATTTAACCTGTTTTGGCTTAAGTAGATAGTATTCAAATGTGGTATAGAAAACAAGGAATCAGGAATATTACCAGTCAATGAATTAGAGTAGAGGCTTATGTAGGTTAATTTGTGTAAATTTCCAATCTTTGAAGGGATTTCTCCAGTAAATGTGTTATAGGACAGATCTAAGTAATCAAGAAGAGTGCAATTTGTGAGCTGAGAAGGAATGGAGCCAGAGAAAGCATTAACCCCCAAATCAATGGTACGCAAGTTCTTCAAATAAGCAATTTCAGGTCCCAATTGGCCAGAGATATCATAACCAGAGAGGTTCAAAGAGGTGACAAAGTGGTTGTTATCACATTCAACACCAACCCAAGAACAAGGAGTGAAATCTGAAGCATTCCAAGAAGACTTGATAGAAGAGGTTACATCAGTCCAGTGACTAAAAAGGGAAAGTAGAGCTGTGCCATCAGGACTGAGAGCACAAACCGACAGAGAGAAGCAGAAACAGTAGAAAAAGATCAAATTTTTAACAGCAGTCTTCATAATAATTTGGAGAAGATGTAAGAGAATAAGAGTGGTATTATGGAAAATATTTGGGAGTAgcatatataaaaagaaaatttgaagttGTAATTTAAGGAGAATGAAGTAGtagtttttcttcttcatctgggaattttcttgaataaagTGTTGGTCAAAGTGTGAAAGGAAATGAGAACATGTTGAAGAAACACGTCAAAGGGATAAATGTGAGCTGTCAAAAAGGAGTGTGTAGTTTTAACAACCTTAATCcttctttttaattaatttaataaaataaagaaatgctCTTTTTGACCTTCTTCTACTCAATTTCCATGTTCGACGACCAGCACCAGGCTCACTGCCTCACTTTTTAATTTAACTAACAACATTCATAAATTAAATGTAAATATGGAGCTGAAGAAGCTGAGTTGGGACACTTTTTGTACCCTCTTCAAAAACACATATCAATACGCTTATTTATGGACAAATTATGACTAACTAATTTAGCTCATCATTTCTCGGTTAACTCCAAATCTAAAATAATATTACACTAATTTTAAAGATAGgaactataatttttttattaactcctcatgtgaagctctctcttttttcattaataaatatGGGTTATTCACTCCACGTTTTCTCATTCATCTTCTACTTTTTTTTCTACTTTATATTTTGAGTTTAGAAATTTGATAATCGTGTCTCAACAATCCAGAAGGTCTGTATATTTAATTGAATCAAATGTTTGTAAATGAAAAGaatattgtaaaaaaaaatatatcgaTGATTCCTTTTGGTGTTTAGGGTTGAGTCCCTTTTGATTTTCAACTCCGAATAAGCTTTTACCTATAGTTTGTTCACATGTTTGTAATTCTGGGGGATTAAGAGTGTTATATATGAAACGTATGCATTATTGATGTAAGTACTCTCATTTCATATGTTGTCAGTACTCAGTGAGTGAATACAAGCTTTTTCCTGAATGCTCCCTGAGTGAATGTTCTTGTATCAGAACTTGGGAGATGTCTAGCTCACTCTTTTGGCCTTAGCATTATAGATTTGATCTGTTTTTTCTCCTAATGGCATTCAAAAATTGGCTTTGCAATACAATTTTTTGTCCTTTCTCCGAACTGTAATCGATGTTAAATGGATGGCAAAAACTTGTTGGGAGACCGTGCCATAAATTCCTTTCCAAAGAGCAATAGGCAACTATTGAAAATATTCACACTGAGAGGAAAGCAACAAAGTGGCATTCCTTTGCCTTATCATAGACCGTCGAAAGTTGCCATCAATCACGAAATTTTATTGCCTCTCAACAAATGTAATTTGAAACCAATATTAAATGGGAAAACCAATTGGATTTTAATCACCAATTAGCAAGTCTCCTCACTCCTCACATCATTTTTACTTTGTCCTcctgaaaatatatattttcatttttacttgaCAATTTACATATTTTACCCTTAACCTTAATTACTTACTAACAATTAATAAAGGTATCGTAAtaaaacaacatatcaatcattatttcttaaaaaatgtgCAAAATCCAAACT
It contains:
- the LOC129895751 gene encoding receptor-like protein kinase → MKKKNYYFILLKLQLQIFFLYMLLPNIFHNTTLILLHLLQIIMKTAVKNLIFFYCFCFSLSVCALSPDGTALLSLFSHWTDVTSSIKSSWNASDFTPCSWVGVECDNNHFVTSLNLSGYDISGQLGPEIAYLKNLRTIDLGVNAFSGSIPSQLTNCTLLDYLDLSYNTFTGEIPSKIGNLHKLTYISLYSNSLTGNIPDSLFSIPHLNTIYLSQNRLNGSIPSSIGNLTQLLSLFLYENQLSGPIPSSIGNCTNLQDLYLNENHLVGSLPENLDKLEHLVYLDLSNNSLEGSIPFSLGNCRDLDTLVLSSNSFNGELPLSLMNCSNLKVLAAYSSGLSGPIPASLGHLTKLEKLYLTDNNFSGKIPPELGKCQALLELHLPENQLEGEIPSELGSLSQLQYLSLYSNKLSGEIPRTIWKIQSLQHLLVYRNNLTGELPLEMTELKQLKNISLFDNLFTGVIPQGLGINSSLTLLDFTNNAFTGPVPPNLCFGKKLEKLLLGYNHLEGGIPSQLGKCSTLKRVILKKNNLSGVIPDFVKNTNPIFLDLSENGFSGKIPSSLANLGNATSIDLSVNKISGFIPPELANLVNLQDLNLSYNVLEGVLPSQLSIWQRLFKFDASHNLLSGSIPSTFGTLGELSILSLSENNLSGGIPTSLFKLKKLSSLQLGGNALGGEIHSAIVTASRETLRLLNLSSNGLTGELPAELGKYTFLEELDIAGNNFSGTLRVLNEMRALIFVNVSHNLFSGPVPANLMKFLNLTPTSFSGNSGLCMHCDPEEGSNCPQNSTIRPCDLQSNNGRHLSGAETAMIALGVLIFTISLFLVIAYMLLWRKTSGKGIAISAQEGASSLLNKVLEATENLNDKYVIGKGAHGIVYKAILGPGKVYAVKKLVFVGIKDGSRSMVREIQTIGKVRHRNLVKLEDFWLRKDYGLILYNYMENGSLHDILHETKPPVTVEWSIRYRIAIGTAQGLSYLHFDCDPAIVHRDIKPMNILLDSDLEPHISDFGIAELLDQSAATSASNTLQGTVGYMAPETAFAATKSKESDVYSYGIVLLELITRKKALDPSLYGDTDIVSWVRSVWIETEEIEKIVDPSLVDEFIDSSVMEQVIELLSLALRCTDKEVSKRPSMKEVVKLLTRSSSSIRSKY